The following proteins come from a genomic window of Alnus glutinosa chromosome 10, dhAlnGlut1.1, whole genome shotgun sequence:
- the LOC133879036 gene encoding uncharacterized protein LOC133879036, producing the protein MASFHMEGNALIWFQDAEESRQFPTWEAFVQALLVRFGPAYNDPMEALMWLLQSSSIAKYTSQFEALSNQLRGISEKNKLNCFLNGLKDDIRLLVRMLNTSLVAAFGLAKLQKEYIQSSKWPLRASSFLYNRQPNWNPPTTQLSPSSSQLALLAKPANVQILLTRKRMNSTGLPVQRITPAQMNDRRDKGLCYYCEDRWLASHKCKAPRLYLLSGLTLPLEDIGEDVYYDSSDAADPIPKFDVVECKEPEISLNAISGSLGAKSMRLMGSLQNQEVKIANGTTFQSLGKVTCVTFKVQSYSISTNFYLTAMGGCDMVLGVEWLSTLGLILWDFTLMTMQFTYLGVPTRLTGLTPTGLPLSRGLDHQINLKNPQPISVRPYRYSYFQKSEIEKIIWELLYSGVICLSQSPFYAPVLLVQKVDGNWRLCVDYQAFNQETIKDKYPIPVIDELHGAVIFSKLDLCSNYHQIRMRADGIPKTAFRTHEGHCEFLVMPFGLTNAFSTFQALMNDVFKPFLRRLSWSFSMTF; encoded by the exons ATGGCCTCTTTCCACATGGAAGGAAATGCTCTCATTTGGTTCCAAGACGCTGAGGAGTCAAGGCAATTTCCAACTTGGGAAGCTTTTGTCCAAGCTCTCCTTGTTCGATTTGGCCCAGCGTACAACGACCCCATGGAGGCCCTAATGTGGTTGCTTCAATCTTCCTCGATAGCCAAATATACATCTCAGTTTGAGGCCCTGTCCAACCAGTTACGAGGAATTTCCGAAAAGAACAAGCTCAACTGTTTTCTCAATGGTTTGAAGGATGATATTCGCCTGTTGGTGCGGATGTTAAATACAAGCTTGGTGGCAGCTTTCGGCCTTGCTAAACTCCAGAAGGAGTATATCCAGAGCTCCAAATGGCCCTTACgtgcttcttcttttctttataatCGGCAGCCGAATTGGAATCCTCCTACAACACAACTATCGCCTTCATCCTCCCAATTGGCTCTTTTGGCCAAACCAGctaatgtgcaaattttattaaCTCGCAAGCGtatgaatt CAACAGGCCTTCCTGTCCAGCGGATTACACCAGCTCAAATGAATGACCGTCGGGATAAAGGTCTATGCTATTATTGTGAAGACCGTTGGCTGGCTAGTCATAAATGCAAAGCACCTAGACTTTATTTGTTATCTGGGTTAACATTGCCTTTAGAAGACATCGGCGAGGATGTCTATTATGACTCCTCTGATGCCGCTGATCCTATTCCCAAGTTTGACGTGGTGGAGTGCAAGGAACCAGAAATTTCCCTCAATGCCATCTCTGGCTCTCTGGGTGCTAAGTCTATGCGATTGATGGGCAGTCTGCAGAACCAAGAA GTTAAAATTGCTAATGGAACCACATTCCAAAGTTTGGGGAAGGTCACTTGTGTCACATTCAAGGTTCAGAGCTATTCCATTTCCACTAACTTCTATCTAACTGCCATGGGTGGGTGTGACATGGTTCTTGGGGTGGAATGGTTGAGCACCCTGGGATTGATCCTATGGGATTTTACCTTGATGACCATGCAGTTTACGTACTTGGGTGTTCCTACCCGACTCACAGGACTCACTCCTACGG GTCTTCCCCTGTCTCGTGGGCTAGATCACCAGATTAACCTAAAAAACCCTCAACCCATCAGTGTTCGCCCATACAGATACTCTTACTTCCAGAAATCTGAGATTGAAAAAATCATTTGGGAGCTCTTATATTCGGGTGTGATCTGCCTAAGCCAGAGCCCTTTCTATGCGCCTGTCCTATTGGTACAGAAAGTGGATGGCAATTGGCGGTTATGCGTCGATTATCAGGCTTTTAACCAAGAGACAATTAAAGACAAGTACCCCATCCCTGTCATCGACGAGCTCCATGGCGCAGTCATTTTTTCCAAGTTAGACCTCTGCTCCAACTACCATCAAATCCGAATGCGGGCTGATGGCATCCCTAAAACCGCCTTCCGCACTCACGAAGGCCATTGCGAGTTCCTCGTGATGCCATTTGGGCTTACAAATGCCTTTTCGACATTCCAGGCTCTCATGAATGATGTCTTCAAGCCCTTCCTCCGCCGCTTGTCCTGGTCTTTTTCGATGACATTCTAA
- the LOC133880326 gene encoding uncharacterized protein LOC133880326 isoform X1 yields MQIQQTPPVRALPKVKNALASPPLSSAQTRNYGARIRAISVNELPPNAFRRKREPKWRGGFSLGVDLGMSRTGLALSKGFNIRPLSVLELRGEKLEIQLLEIAQQEEADEFIVGLPKSCDGKETPQSNKVRSVAGRLAVRAAERGWRVYLQDEHGTTAEAVDRMIGMGINRSTRQRRIDAYAAMMVLERYFSMAGHGTELVLPKNLDLQEKLITGPPKDVDFFPEEFER; encoded by the exons ATGCAGATTCAGCAGACTCCGCCTGTTCGTGCGCTTCCTAAAGTCAAAAACGCTCTTGCCTCTCCGCCACTGTCCTCAGCCCAAACCCGTAATTATGGTGCCAGAATAAGGGCAATTTCTGTGAACGAACTTCCCCCCAATGCCTTTCGCCGGAAGAGAGAACCCAAATGGAGAGGCGGGTTCAGCTTGGGGGTAGACTTGGGAATGTCCCGCACTGGCCTCGCCCTCAGCAAAGGCTTCAACATCCGTCCTCTCAGT GTTTTGGAGTTGCGTGGAGAAAAGCTTGAGATTCAGCTTCTTGAGATTGCACAGCAAGAG GAGGCTGATGAGTTTATAGTCGGGCTCCCCAAGTCATGCGATGGGAAGGAGACGCCTCAGTCAAATAAAGTTCGTAGTGTTGCTGGAAGACTTGCTGTTCGAGCTGCTGAGAG gGGTTGGAGAGTATACCTCCAAGATGAACACGGGACAACAGCAGAAGCGGTAGATCGCATGATTGGCAT GGGCATCAACAGGTCTACTCGGCAAAGGAGAATAGATGCCTATGCTGCCATG ATGGTACTGGAGAGATATTTTTCCATGGCTGGCCATGGAACTGAGCTTGTACTGCCCAAGAATTTGGATTTACAAGAAAAACTTATAACGGGTCCGCCAAAAGACGTTGACTTCTTTCCGGAAGAATTTGAGAGATAA
- the LOC133880326 gene encoding uncharacterized protein LOC133880326 isoform X2, whose product MQIQQTPPVRALPKVKNALASPPLSSAQTRNYGARIRAISVNELPPNAFRRKREPKWRGGFSLGVDLGMSRTGLALSKGFNIRPLSVLELRGEKLEIQLLEIAQQESCDGKETPQSNKVRSVAGRLAVRAAERGWRVYLQDEHGTTAEAVDRMIGMGINRSTRQRRIDAYAAMMVLERYFSMAGHGTELVLPKNLDLQEKLITGPPKDVDFFPEEFER is encoded by the exons ATGCAGATTCAGCAGACTCCGCCTGTTCGTGCGCTTCCTAAAGTCAAAAACGCTCTTGCCTCTCCGCCACTGTCCTCAGCCCAAACCCGTAATTATGGTGCCAGAATAAGGGCAATTTCTGTGAACGAACTTCCCCCCAATGCCTTTCGCCGGAAGAGAGAACCCAAATGGAGAGGCGGGTTCAGCTTGGGGGTAGACTTGGGAATGTCCCGCACTGGCCTCGCCCTCAGCAAAGGCTTCAACATCCGTCCTCTCAGT GTTTTGGAGTTGCGTGGAGAAAAGCTTGAGATTCAGCTTCTTGAGATTGCACAGCAAGAG TCATGCGATGGGAAGGAGACGCCTCAGTCAAATAAAGTTCGTAGTGTTGCTGGAAGACTTGCTGTTCGAGCTGCTGAGAG gGGTTGGAGAGTATACCTCCAAGATGAACACGGGACAACAGCAGAAGCGGTAGATCGCATGATTGGCAT GGGCATCAACAGGTCTACTCGGCAAAGGAGAATAGATGCCTATGCTGCCATG ATGGTACTGGAGAGATATTTTTCCATGGCTGGCCATGGAACTGAGCTTGTACTGCCCAAGAATTTGGATTTACAAGAAAAACTTATAACGGGTCCGCCAAAAGACGTTGACTTCTTTCCGGAAGAATTTGAGAGATAA